From the genome of Aspergillus chevalieri M1 DNA, chromosome 8, nearly complete sequence, one region includes:
- a CDS encoding MT-A70 family (COG:K,T;~EggNog:ENOG410PQ9D;~InterPro:IPR007757;~PFAM:PF05063) gives MKQSSILYENASQTVFLIDIPTSITLSQELSRTQQLQLSQPEPPTSTKKRHLLSTSPLKEPYLSPPEPKTDAARARLLERIPLVEREYHANLITPLVRGGLSEIRGCYDQEWCLERVTVEAGEESRKRSCEDVHDDYDDHGYGYGHGADDSQPPVILSSTCTNHFESMTEFSNAIVKNVSQQVALLVIPGESPTKPRVFTIPALSNFSLCTLSTSQPNPAQFLIPGLSQSYKFNLILLDPPWPNRSVRRSRHYNTQAYFDMDNLYRYIRVILRMHLLSPSCPPETETQETQSKECIAAIWITNAEKPRKAAYDAIHDAGLAICEEWVWVKTTVSGEPIMPAEGLWRKPYEVLVIGKRRNGFERGDWDGEIVRRVIAAVPDVHSRKPNLREVLERVFFGDWGYEALEVFARNLTAGWWSVGNEVLKFNDEKWWVSE, from the coding sequence ATGAAGCAATCCTCAATCCTTTATGAAAACGCATCACAAACCGTTTTCCTCATTGACATCCCCACCTCCATCACACTATCTCAGGAACTCTCCCGAACACAGCAACTGCAATTATCACAACCAGAACCACCAACATCTACCAAAAAAAGACATCTACTATCCACATCACCACTAAAAGAACCATACCTCTCACCCCCAGAACCCAAAACAGATGCCGCAAGAGCAAGGCTTCTAGAAAGGATTCCCCTCGTCGAGCGGGAATATCATGCAAATTTGATTACGCCGTTAGTGAGGGGTGGGTTGAGTGAAATTCGAGGATGCTATGACCAGGAGTGGTGTCTTGAGAGGGTTACTGTTGAAGCTGGGGAAGAGTCTCGGAAGAGATCTTGTGAGGATGTGCATGATGACTATGATGACCATGGTTATGGCTACGGTCATGGAGCAGATGACTCTCAACCACCCGTGATCCTATCATCTACCTGCACGAACCACTTCGAGTCCATGACCGAGTTTTCCAATGCAATTGTCAAAAACGTCTCGCAGCAGGTCGCCTTACTAGTCATCCCCGGAGAGTCCCCAACAAAGCCACGCGTCTTCACCATCCCAGCACTATCCAACTTTTCTCTCTGCACACTATCAACCTCCCAACCCAACCCAGCACAATTCCTCATCCCAGGTCTCTCCCAATCCTACAAATTCAACCTAATCCTCCTAGACCCGCCATGGCCGAACCGTTCCGTCCGCCGGAGCCGTCACTACAACACACAGGCGTATTTCGACATGGACAATCTTTATCGATACATTCGTGTTATCCTGCGGATGCATTTACTCAGCCCATCCTGTCCTCCAGAGACAGAAACGCAAGAAACGCAAAGTAAAGAATGTATAGCGGCAATATGGATAACCAACGCAGAGAAACCCCGGAAAGCAGCCTACGACGCTATTCACGATGCAGGGCTTGCCATCTGCGAGGAATGGGTTTGGGTTAAGACTACTGTGAGCGGGGAGCCGATTATGCCTGCTGAGGGGCTTTGGCGGAAGCCGTATGAGGTTCTTGTTAttgggaagaggaggaatggGTTTGAGAGAGGGGATTGGGATGGGGAGATTGTTAGGAGGGTTATTGCGGCGGTGCCGGATGTTCATTCGAGGAAGCCGAATTTGAGGGAGGTACTCGAGAGGGTGTTCTTTGGGGACTGGGGGTATGAGGCGTTGGAGGTGTTTGCGAGGAATTTGACGGCTGGGTGGTGGAGTGTTGGGAATGAGGTGCTTAAGTTTAATGACGAGAAGTGGTGGGTTTCCGAGTAG
- a CDS encoding ubiquitin carboxyl-terminal hydrolase (COG:O;~EggNog:ENOG410PFAX;~InterPro:IPR038765,IPR036959,IPR001578;~MEROPS:MER0000836;~PFAM:PF01088;~go_function: GO:0004843 - thiol-dependent ubiquitin-specific protease activity [Evidence IEA];~go_process: GO:0006511 - ubiquitin-dependent protein catabolic process [Evidence IEA]) yields MSHLIHQLGLPQTFGFSDVFSIDEPDLLAFVPRPSHALLLVFPVSQTYEASRLSEDSPLSEYTGSGPNEPVMWFKQTIRNACGLIGLLHAVSNGEPRRNIVKGSDLEKLLAEAEALGPVQRADLLYESKALESAHADAARLGDTQAPGAEDSVDLHFVAFVKGSDGRLWELDGRRKGPLERGVLEEDEDALSEKALDLGVRRFLKTEAAGGNPDLRFSLVSLGPVFD; encoded by the coding sequence ATGTCCCACCTAATCCACCAACTCGGCCTCCCCCAAACCTTCGGCTTCTCCGACGTCTTCTCCATCGACGAACCCGACCTCCTAGCCTTCGTCCCCCGTCCCTCCCACGctctcctcctcgtcttccccGTCTCCCAAACCTACGAAGCCTCGCGCCTCTCCGAAGACTCGCCCCTCTCCGAATACACAGGCTCGGGACCGAATGAGCCAGTTATGTGGTTCAAGCAAACGATTCGGAATGCGTGCGGGTTGATCGGACTGCTACATGCGGTGTCGAACGGCGAGCCGAGACGGAATATTGTGAAGGGGTCCGATTTGGAGAAATTGTTAGCGGAGGCAGAGGCATTGGGGCCAGTTCAGAGGGCGGATTTGCTGTATGAGAGTAAAGCATTGGAGAGCGCTCATGCGGATGCAGCGAGGCTGGGGGATACGCAGGCGCCCGGTGCGGAGGATAGTGTCGATTTGCATTTTGTGGCGTTTGTGAAGGGGAGTGATGGGCGGTTATGGGAGTTGGACGGACGGCGGAAGGGACCGTTGGAGAGGGGGGTtttggaagaggatgaggatgcgTTGAGTGAGAAGGCGTTGGACTTGGGGGTGAGGAGGTTTTTGAAAACGGAGGCGGCTGGGGGGAACCCGGATTTGAGGTTTAGTTTGGTTAGTTTAGGGCCTGTTTTTGATTGA
- a CDS encoding uncharacterized protein (COG:C,H;~EggNog:ENOG410PG88;~InterPro:IPR036188,IPR002938;~PFAM:PF01494;~go_function: GO:0071949 - FAD binding [Evidence IEA]), with the protein MAQANDTIPILIVGGGPSGLTMGYMLSQLGVSSLIIERYPTRLDVPKAHALSPRSLELCRQFGLDVNEIRKLGTSRENGYWVNFNTNLSGKLVGRLPYERMDKEVLDATPAMIHNVTQPMYEDYVMERVRGSDFVEIRKNHSFVGLQDSGEYALTTVEDRGTQREYTVKSNYVIACDGAKSPVRNFLGIGSEGEDSYESMMTIHINADLRSVLKDRVGMLHWVMDPEVSGFIIGYDLSGNQVLICNFDVSDLREWLVAEINDIQAERHPVESWNEDTCRRIVNAAIGAEIPYDVISYRPWLISRKVAKQYRKGRVFLAGDAAHSFPPTGGLGLNSGIGDVHNLAYKLVAVYRGFAADSSLNSYEYDRRQVAVVNSQQSLKNGKQIFGLLKAMGTTDPDVSKARENLYRNIEDPETMTKIEEGIEGQREHFDNLGLHIGYVYGDKEVPKNASIYEPSCITGARLPHAWIKPLSPGLTKLPEIDSSYLAELSPEEVQAKQFSTLDLCPFDTFTLIVDEASASHWEKLVQYLRHSERLSFSPKIQVVVEGRDFIVQPGINGEKWVELMGLRKGQATLIRPDQHILACFGFGEEAHYVFQALSKYFEWDGMV; encoded by the exons CGATACCATTCCCATTCTAATCGTCGGCGGCGGCCCCTCAGGCCTGACCATGGGATACATGCTGTCCCAATTAGGAG TCTCATCCCTAATAATCGAGCGCTACCCAACCCGTCTCGATGTTCCAAAGGCCCACGCCCTCTCTCCACGCTCGCTAGAATTATGTCGCCAGTTCGGTTTGGATGTGAACGAAATACGGAAATTGGGGACTAGTCGAGAGAATGGATACTGGGTTAACTTTAATACGAATTTATCTGGGAAGTTAGTGGGGAGGTTGCCATATGAGAGGATGGATAAGGAGGTTTTGGATGCGACGCCTGCG ATGATCCACAATGTTACGCAGCCGATGTATGAGGATTATGTTATGGAGAGGGTTAGGGGAAGTGATTTTGTTGAGATTAGGAAGAACCATTCTTTTGTGGGGTTGCAGGAT TCTGGTGAATATGCTCTCACAACCGTCGAGGATCGAGGCACCCAGAGAGAATACACAGTCAAATCAAACTATGTGATTGCGTGCGACGGCGCGAAGAGTCCTGTTCGAAACTTCCTTGGAATAGGAAGTGAAGGAGAGGATTCTT ACGAGTCCATGATGACAATCCATATCAATGCGGACCTACGGTCAGTCCTCAAGGATAGAGTGGGAATGTTGCACTGGGTGATGGATCCCGAGGTGTCCGGGTTTATCATTGGATATGATTTATCTGGAAATCAAGTGCTGATTTGCAACTTTGACGTGAGTGATCTGAGAGAATGGCTCGTAGCCGAGATTAACGATATCCAGGCCGAAAGGCATCCAGTCGAATCATGGAATGAAGATACCTGCAGGAGGATTGTTAATGCAGCCATCGGCGCAGAAATCCCTTACGACGTGATAAGTTACCGCCCATGGCTTATCAGCCGAAAAGTCGCTAAGCAGTATCGCAAGGGCCGGGTGTTTCT AGCAGGCGATGCAGCCCACTCCTTCCCTCCCACTGGGGGCCTAGGCTTAAACTCCGGCATCGGTGACGTCCACAACCTAGCGTACAAATTGGTCGCCGTATACCGCGGATTTGCAGCAGACAGCTCGTTGAACAGCTACGAGTATGACCGAAGACAAGTGGCAGTGGTCAACTCCCAGCAGAGCCTAAAGAATGGGAAACAGATCTTCGGTCTGTTAAAGGCAATGGGAACCACAGACCCTGATGTGTCTAAGGCGCGTGAGAATCTATATCGGAATATCGAAGATCCTGAAACAATGACGAAGATTGAAGAGGGTATCGAAGGCCAAAGAGAGCACTTTGATAACTTGGGTCTTCATATCGGGTATGTTTATGGAGACAAAGAGGTCCCAAAGAATGCTTCGATATACGAACCCTCTTGCATCACGGGTGCCAGACTTCCTCATGCTTGGATCAAACCTCTGTCACCGGGACTCACCAAGCTACCAGAAATTGACTCTTCATACTTAGCAGAGTTATCCCCGGAAGAAGTGCAAGCCAAGCAATTCTCAACCCTGGACTTGTGTCCATTCGACACGTTCACTCTAATTGTCGATGAAGCGTCGGCTTCTCACTGGGAGAAACTTGTTCAGTATCTGCGACATTCGGAGCGGCTATCGTTCTCTCCAAAGATTCAAGTGGTCGTAGAAGGTCGAGACTTCATCGTTCAGCCGGGTATCAACGGTGAGAAATGGGTTGAGTTAATGGGATTAAGAAAAGGTCAGGCGACGTTAATTCGTCCGGACCAACACATTCTGGCATGCTTTGGCTTTGGCGAGGAAGCTCATTACGTCTTTCAGGCTTTGAGTAAATATTTCGAGTGGGATGGAATGGTGTAG